Proteins from one Bacteriovorax sp. BAL6_X genomic window:
- a CDS encoding HAMP domain-containing sensor histidine kinase, translating into MEVSNKALVAYFDGVSSMGDSVEDFISELPIKNENLLDVKSRITWQEFKEITIFFSEKYPNYTEIISNTGISNRIVKPFFDIVTYFISYSLLYEFLLKLTFKMLYTNIKIDTKKTSSDSFQIIFQFSDTTHIFHEFINMYVELFKTIPVNFVGCRTYSKVKYLVVDDRVVFTVRNAAFAKVSIPNLLYNFFFTKKKLHEVILKNVEYANLLEKQNLELEEYRKNLELLNTELNLSNRTLHHDVANKLLSLEVAKKRIESGNYAQAVQKINQFSNSVKGIIQNSIVTTHIDGEFFELEEIKLYDLLIEAVTEYDDIAIQKGVRIIHDFKIDQNLAIYTNKIALQNNLISNVMYNAIKFSHMNDSIVFSASVCDENLCLRIVDFGVGIPEEKLKLIKKNVGLIGSTKGANGEQGSGHGMSIIMDTANALGFKVNISSSLGNGTSIELLKNISQEETDFNNVLYLDSQSSKS; encoded by the coding sequence TTGGAAGTAAGTAATAAGGCATTAGTCGCATATTTTGATGGTGTGAGCTCAATGGGAGATTCCGTTGAGGACTTTATATCTGAACTTCCTATTAAAAATGAAAATCTCCTGGATGTAAAATCACGCATCACATGGCAAGAGTTCAAAGAGATCACAATTTTCTTTTCTGAGAAGTATCCAAATTACACCGAAATTATCAGCAATACAGGTATTTCAAATAGAATTGTTAAGCCATTTTTTGACATCGTTACTTACTTCATTAGTTATAGCTTACTTTATGAATTCTTATTGAAACTAACTTTTAAAATGCTTTATACAAATATAAAGATAGATACGAAGAAAACTAGTTCTGATTCTTTTCAGATTATTTTTCAATTTTCGGACACTACACATATCTTCCATGAATTTATTAATATGTATGTTGAGCTTTTTAAAACAATACCTGTAAATTTTGTTGGGTGTCGTACTTATTCAAAAGTAAAGTACCTGGTTGTTGATGATAGAGTTGTATTTACTGTAAGAAATGCTGCCTTTGCGAAAGTCAGTATTCCAAACCTTTTATATAATTTCTTTTTTACGAAGAAAAAACTTCACGAAGTTATATTAAAGAACGTGGAATATGCAAATCTTCTAGAAAAGCAGAATCTTGAGCTTGAAGAGTACCGAAAGAACTTAGAGCTTTTAAATACAGAACTAAATCTGAGTAACCGTACACTTCATCATGATGTTGCAAATAAGCTACTAAGTCTTGAAGTTGCTAAAAAGAGAATTGAAAGTGGTAATTATGCTCAAGCTGTTCAAAAGATCAATCAATTTTCAAACTCGGTAAAAGGTATTATTCAAAACTCAATTGTAACGACACATATAGATGGTGAGTTTTTCGAACTCGAAGAGATCAAATTATATGATTTACTAATAGAGGCCGTTACAGAATATGATGATATTGCTATTCAAAAGGGTGTTCGAATTATTCATGATTTTAAAATAGATCAAAACTTAGCTATCTATACTAATAAAATCGCCCTTCAAAATAACTTGATCTCTAATGTTATGTATAACGCGATTAAGTTCTCACACATGAATGATAGTATTGTTTTCTCAGCGTCTGTGTGTGATGAAAACCTTTGTCTTCGAATTGTTGACTTTGGTGTAGGTATTCCAGAAGAAAAGCTTAAGTTAATTAAGAAGAATGTTGGTCTAATTGGTTCGACTAAGGGAGCTAATGGTGAACAAGGGTCTGGACATGGAATGAGCATCATCATGGATACTGCTAATGCTCTTGGATTCAAGGTTAATATTTCTTCGAGCCTAGGCAATGGAACCTCAATTGAGTTATTAAAAAATATTTCTCAAGAAGAAACTGATTTTAACAATGTTCTCTATCTCGATAGCCAAAGTTCAAAGTCTTAA
- a CDS encoding iron-containing redox enzyme family protein: MTSKIDIYERVKSYPWENECFVAEYLAQTYFYVSHSEKLLCLAMARLDDDKIFRRFKEHLNEESAHDKLALRDLKRFGSNIEGHKEHSLTKAFYQSQYYQIEYKHPLALMGYIFFLEDLVAKAGPYVHEKINASSGKVSSFIKLHYEEDEDHVEEARKLIESLPKNIQNLIAENKRYSQEIFFKILDEIESNIGKKVNNAA; this comes from the coding sequence ATGACAAGTAAAATTGATATTTATGAAAGAGTAAAAAGTTACCCGTGGGAGAATGAGTGTTTTGTAGCAGAGTATCTGGCACAAACCTACTTTTATGTATCTCATTCAGAGAAGCTACTTTGTTTAGCAATGGCACGACTAGATGATGACAAAATATTTCGTCGGTTTAAAGAGCATTTGAATGAAGAAAGTGCTCACGACAAATTGGCCTTAAGAGACCTAAAAAGATTTGGATCAAATATTGAAGGTCATAAGGAGCATTCTTTAACTAAAGCATTTTACCAAAGCCAGTACTATCAAATTGAGTATAAACACCCTCTTGCATTAATGGGCTATATATTTTTTTTAGAAGACTTAGTTGCAAAGGCTGGCCCATACGTCCATGAGAAAATAAATGCTTCAAGTGGAAAGGTCTCTAGCTTTATTAAACTACATTATGAAGAAGATGAAGATCATGTCGAAGAGGCCCGAAAATTAATCGAATCCCTTCCCAAGAATATACAAAACCTTATTGCTGAAAATAAAAGATACTCACAAGAAATATTTTTCAAAATCTTAGATGAAATTGAATCAAACATAGGAAAGAAAGTTAACAACGCGGCATAA
- a CDS encoding sensor histidine kinase KdpD, whose product MDSIIILYAILLGFLVLCTASVFLVSAVDRYQDYLDFKKFLVTVIIAYFINFTVGVTPHLAAASFCLQFFPIFFLSNYILAGQNRLSFRYFGLLHLIGITFSFLLALWTDNFTVFSLPLVLSAYSPGFAAIFYILKRKSSLTNFFYLFVMALGALNFISFSVFRFVPGTELWGWSAAVLNYILIMYCFFLMILDKKVILDAELKDELKLTNTLYKTLIHDTSNDLNYLSFSLSRAIKRDDISFVEKANERLNELIRFKTEVRKQYQSEKGVSHKVSMINILSRIDNNFLDIYRLKGIQLVKSTMNEGDDVNIPISEEVLIKTIIGNLLSNALKFSPKGAQVHLSINVCADMMHIQVIDSGKGIPEHIVNEVKAYSKVTSSSGTNHEMGTGMGLGIVCFVVDRVKGEVEFTSRKGKGTTIDIRIPTVVTEFINELKFKDHIAQSTLLQ is encoded by the coding sequence GTGGATTCAATTATTATTTTATACGCTATTTTATTAGGCTTTCTAGTGCTATGTACTGCGAGTGTATTTCTCGTATCTGCCGTCGATCGATATCAAGACTATCTTGATTTTAAAAAGTTTTTAGTCACGGTTATTATTGCGTATTTTATTAATTTTACTGTTGGTGTGACACCTCATTTGGCGGCGGCATCTTTTTGCCTTCAGTTCTTTCCGATATTTTTCTTGAGTAATTATATTTTAGCAGGACAAAATAGACTAAGTTTTCGCTACTTTGGCCTCTTGCACTTAATTGGGATTACCTTTAGTTTTCTTCTTGCTTTATGGACTGATAACTTTACAGTCTTTAGTCTTCCATTAGTTTTGAGTGCATATTCTCCAGGGTTTGCTGCAATATTTTATATTCTTAAAAGGAAGAGCTCTCTCACTAATTTCTTCTATCTCTTTGTTATGGCCCTAGGTGCACTGAATTTTATTTCTTTTTCCGTCTTTCGCTTTGTTCCTGGGACAGAGTTGTGGGGATGGAGTGCTGCGGTTTTAAATTATATTTTAATTATGTACTGCTTTTTTCTGATGATTTTAGATAAGAAAGTAATACTAGATGCTGAGTTAAAAGATGAGTTAAAGCTTACAAATACACTATATAAAACTTTGATACACGATACATCCAATGATTTGAATTATTTATCTTTTAGTCTAAGTCGAGCAATTAAAAGAGATGACATTTCTTTCGTTGAGAAGGCGAATGAGAGATTAAACGAGTTAATTAGGTTTAAAACAGAGGTTAGAAAACAGTATCAAAGTGAGAAAGGTGTAAGTCATAAAGTTAGTATGATTAATATTCTTTCTCGAATTGATAACAACTTCTTAGATATTTATCGTTTAAAAGGAATTCAGCTAGTTAAGTCGACAATGAACGAGGGCGATGACGTTAATATTCCTATAAGTGAAGAAGTTTTAATTAAAACTATTATCGGAAACTTACTTTCTAATGCATTAAAATTTTCGCCAAAAGGTGCACAGGTTCACTTAAGTATTAACGTGTGTGCGGATATGATGCATATACAGGTAATTGATTCAGGGAAGGGGATTCCTGAGCATATTGTAAACGAGGTTAAGGCCTATAGTAAAGTTACTTCTAGTAGTGGGACAAACCACGAAATGGGCACTGGTATGGGGCTTGGAATTGTTTGTTTCGTTGTTGATCGAGTTAAAGGTGAAGTTGAGTTCACATCTCGAAAAGGTAAAGGAACGACTATTGATATAAGAATACCAACAGTCGTTACTGAATTTATTAATGAATTAAAATTTAAAGATCATATAGCTCAGTCTACGCTACTGCAGTAA
- a CDS encoding ThiF family adenylyltransferase, with the protein MFSRNIGLITQEDQDKLQGASVLVCGVGGMGGVASEVLVRMGIGKIKIADFDRYEAHNSNRQIHCNANNYDRYKVDVLEEEFRSINPNLKIESFREGVTKENIDALLDDVDIVINGMDEMFYSLILERAARRKSITIVDAWITPFASIFVMTPDSPHWEDYLNLCTRDVAIEDLTPELCNQAVREEVDFTFSHFSPYKYISKDLVDKIVTKEATRPSFTPVVWLSGVLMANEAYKVICGLPHTDHLGVFFDQYEFQLVKAGTKGKKGIRIKKAG; encoded by the coding sequence ATGTTTTCAAGAAATATTGGTTTAATTACTCAAGAAGATCAAGATAAGTTGCAAGGAGCATCTGTTTTAGTTTGTGGTGTAGGCGGTATGGGAGGAGTCGCTAGTGAGGTCCTTGTTAGAATGGGAATCGGAAAAATTAAAATTGCGGACTTTGATCGTTATGAGGCACATAATTCAAATCGCCAAATTCATTGTAATGCAAATAATTATGATCGCTATAAAGTTGATGTTTTAGAAGAAGAGTTTAGAAGTATAAATCCAAATTTAAAGATTGAATCATTTAGAGAAGGTGTGACAAAAGAGAATATAGATGCGCTTTTAGATGATGTCGATATCGTGATTAACGGGATGGATGAAATGTTCTACTCGTTAATTTTAGAGCGAGCAGCTCGTCGAAAAAGCATTACTATTGTTGATGCTTGGATAACGCCATTTGCTTCGATATTTGTTATGACACCTGATTCTCCTCATTGGGAAGATTATCTTAACTTATGTACCAGAGACGTTGCTATTGAAGATTTAACCCCTGAGTTGTGTAATCAGGCCGTCAGGGAAGAAGTCGATTTTACTTTCAGTCACTTTTCTCCCTATAAATATATTTCCAAGGATCTCGTTGATAAAATTGTAACTAAAGAAGCTACTAGACCAAGCTTTACACCTGTAGTTTGGCTCTCTGGTGTATTAATGGCCAATGAAGCCTACAAAGTTATTTGTGGCCTTCCACATACAGATCACTTAGGTGTGTTTTTCGACCAATACGAGTTTCAACTAGTAAAAGCAGGGACAAAGGGCAAAAAAGGAATACGAATAAAGAAAGCTGGTTAG
- a CDS encoding DNA gyrase subunit A has protein sequence MQETYLHSLESVNLEDIVRDEYRTYQIYTLMDRAIPYLQDGLKPGQRRILYTLWKNQSKGLLKVSAATGLVLTLHPHGPASIESAIVNMAQDYTFSNNYPLIDKKGYFGERMETDPAAGRYIECKLGKVSDILLFDDMNQVEMVPNYDERSMEPVGLLPKLPLMLLNGAEGIGTGFSSTIPSFHHKDLIKSMISFIETGKVKKIKPYVHNYSLPIHVDKKSGKLTFEMSIEEKDGKFFITELPRGYDAKKIYRHLTKFIDSGFIKDFVDASVDNEINIELLFKKGQEVTLKEVQDTVGATSSLSPNYTLISERGVKIFEQAEEIIEIFTGERLKVVTRRYELLCLDLKDSITKNNEIIKFIKNKEYEKATKSKNRKSFVEYLDKKKYVYSDYLADMPIYRMTKDEVEKRKLLVKDETKRLNEYTKIAKSPKLVAKKLVEELNEVDTKLTDWLKKKDAEKLKLLKKIAKDQEKLGKKKAKKKAVKKKSK, from the coding sequence ATGCAAGAAACTTATCTTCATTCACTTGAATCAGTAAACTTAGAAGATATCGTAAGAGATGAGTATCGTACATATCAGATCTATACTCTTATGGATCGAGCGATTCCGTATCTTCAAGATGGGCTCAAGCCGGGGCAGAGACGTATTCTCTATACTCTTTGGAAAAATCAGTCGAAGGGACTTTTAAAAGTATCTGCGGCAACTGGTTTAGTTCTAACACTACACCCGCATGGACCAGCTTCAATCGAATCGGCGATTGTTAATATGGCCCAAGATTATACCTTTTCAAATAACTATCCACTTATTGATAAGAAAGGGTACTTCGGTGAGCGTATGGAGACTGATCCTGCGGCCGGAAGGTATATTGAGTGTAAATTAGGTAAGGTATCTGATATCTTATTATTTGATGATATGAACCAAGTTGAAATGGTTCCTAATTACGACGAACGTTCAATGGAGCCTGTAGGTCTACTTCCAAAACTTCCACTAATGTTACTTAACGGTGCAGAGGGGATTGGTACTGGCTTTTCTTCGACTATTCCAAGTTTTCATCATAAAGATTTAATCAAGTCGATGATCTCTTTTATTGAAACTGGAAAAGTGAAAAAAATTAAGCCTTATGTTCATAATTACTCACTTCCTATTCATGTGGATAAAAAAAGTGGCAAGCTCACTTTTGAAATGAGTATTGAAGAAAAAGATGGAAAGTTTTTTATCACAGAACTACCACGTGGATATGATGCTAAGAAAATTTATCGTCACCTGACAAAATTCATTGATAGTGGCTTCATTAAGGATTTCGTTGATGCATCAGTTGATAACGAAATTAATATCGAGCTTCTTTTTAAAAAAGGACAAGAAGTTACTCTTAAAGAAGTACAGGATACTGTTGGAGCAACTTCATCTCTTTCACCGAACTACACACTCATTTCAGAGCGAGGTGTTAAGATATTTGAGCAGGCCGAAGAGATTATTGAGATTTTTACTGGTGAAAGACTTAAAGTCGTTACTCGTCGTTATGAACTTCTATGTCTTGATCTTAAAGACTCTATCACAAAGAATAATGAAATCATTAAGTTCATTAAAAATAAAGAATACGAGAAGGCGACAAAGTCTAAGAATAGAAAGTCATTTGTTGAATACCTAGATAAGAAAAAGTACGTCTATTCTGATTATCTAGCAGATATGCCAATATATCGTATGACTAAGGATGAAGTAGAAAAGCGTAAGCTTCTTGTTAAGGACGAGACTAAGAGACTTAATGAGTATACAAAAATTGCAAAGTCTCCAAAACTTGTAGCTAAGAAGCTTGTCGAAGAGCTAAATGAAGTTGACACAAAACTAACTGACTGGCTCAAGAAGAAAGACGCTGAAAAGCTTAAGCTTCTAAAGAAGATTGCTAAAGATCAAGAAAAACTTGGTAAGAAAAAGGCCAAGAAGAAAGCCGTTAAGAAAAAATCTAAGTAA
- a CDS encoding toprim domain-containing protein — MGRSIEKVNRKGRTKDAVIESKDQRWHCRNRITLVFGSNDIEDLETYVYEDKSVDFKTVKFHQAKSKAIEELLDNCIDEYYRGHVTEIHTSLSEDGKTVTVADNGIGFPLNKVKQVYSEFRTGSKFKDEETDEKGFLHRTLGQNGLGAAATCLTADEFFVTIKHYNSKKEQTTKFIDGALKVSQTKPKAFKGASGVSIQVTLAKEVYKDNKIDENLLRKRIIDLAYNNPGLAFYFNGEKYHYQKGLYELAQRIDEVNAHDFGETAYIYETINTKKKKVKGKIDMSLSLTIDKGSEEREKFISFVNSTPTYDGGFHHDRVRRIFINAVKDKLERQAKKEKIKLVDNDVLSGLTFVLGVTMPNPRFESQTKRKLVRDVHLEKALEELMSKSIDKFMRKNKDYLEVVIERGKSRHKYQVLKEAASKGRKQKRQRVEKLLDANERKKRELCTLFICEGDSAIGGLRSARNKLYQGGIALRGKPMNVAQAGIKDILNNQEFSDIMASIGLVLGQEVDEKKLRYSNIVFLADSDVDGGHINTLLTNFFYQFWPELFEMGAIQIAKAPLFEVVTDKKTLYFESDKELEEFRDAGEVKIKEIHRNKGLGEMSPEAWKYVLSKDEYTKIVIDQKSKAKEMLNICFGKDTNLRKDLLLDEDQSEIMSEAISEDKVVTKPKPTKKAAKKAAKKVAKKTAKKAVAKKSAKKAAKKTAKKAVKKKAKKAVSKKAVTGGLADMIDYLD; from the coding sequence ATGGGACGCAGCATTGAAAAAGTGAATCGTAAAGGTAGGACGAAAGACGCTGTCATTGAGAGTAAAGATCAAAGATGGCACTGTCGAAACCGTATTACGCTCGTCTTTGGTTCTAATGATATTGAAGATTTAGAGACATATGTCTACGAAGATAAGTCAGTCGATTTTAAAACGGTAAAATTTCACCAAGCAAAGTCAAAGGCCATTGAAGAGCTTTTAGATAACTGTATTGACGAATATTATCGTGGACACGTTACAGAAATTCACACTTCACTAAGTGAAGATGGGAAAACAGTTACAGTTGCTGATAACGGAATTGGCTTTCCTCTAAATAAAGTGAAACAAGTTTACTCTGAATTTAGAACTGGTTCTAAATTTAAAGATGAAGAAACTGATGAGAAAGGCTTTCTTCATCGAACTCTTGGACAAAACGGTCTAGGTGCCGCTGCAACTTGTCTAACGGCAGATGAGTTTTTTGTAACGATTAAGCACTATAACTCTAAAAAAGAGCAAACAACGAAGTTCATTGATGGAGCTCTTAAAGTTTCACAAACTAAGCCGAAAGCTTTTAAGGGTGCTTCAGGTGTTTCGATTCAGGTAACACTGGCCAAAGAGGTATACAAAGACAATAAGATCGATGAAAACCTTTTAAGAAAGCGTATTATTGACCTTGCTTATAATAATCCGGGACTTGCTTTCTACTTTAATGGTGAGAAATATCACTATCAAAAGGGGCTCTATGAGCTAGCTCAAAGAATTGATGAAGTAAATGCTCACGATTTTGGTGAAACAGCTTATATCTACGAGACAATAAATACGAAAAAGAAAAAAGTTAAGGGAAAGATCGATATGTCTCTTTCTCTAACAATTGATAAAGGCAGCGAGGAAAGAGAAAAGTTTATCTCTTTTGTTAACTCAACTCCTACATATGACGGTGGTTTTCACCATGACCGTGTAAGAAGAATTTTTATCAATGCTGTAAAAGACAAGTTAGAGCGTCAGGCAAAGAAAGAGAAAATCAAGTTAGTTGATAATGATGTTCTTTCTGGCCTAACTTTCGTTCTTGGTGTGACAATGCCTAATCCAAGATTTGAGTCACAAACGAAACGTAAACTCGTTCGTGATGTTCATCTTGAAAAGGCACTTGAAGAACTCATGAGCAAGTCGATAGATAAGTTCATGAGAAAAAATAAGGACTATCTTGAAGTCGTTATTGAAAGAGGGAAGTCACGCCATAAGTATCAGGTTCTAAAAGAAGCAGCTTCAAAAGGCCGTAAGCAAAAAAGACAAAGAGTTGAAAAACTTCTTGATGCTAACGAAAGAAAGAAGCGTGAGTTGTGTACACTATTTATTTGTGAGGGGGACTCGGCCATCGGTGGTCTAAGGTCAGCTCGTAATAAATTATATCAAGGTGGGATTGCTCTTCGTGGTAAGCCGATGAACGTTGCTCAAGCTGGTATCAAAGATATTTTAAATAATCAGGAATTCTCTGACATCATGGCATCAATTGGTCTTGTTCTAGGGCAAGAAGTTGATGAGAAGAAACTTCGTTATTCGAATATTGTCTTCCTTGCCGACTCGGATGTTGATGGTGGACACATTAATACACTTTTAACAAACTTCTTCTACCAGTTCTGGCCTGAATTATTTGAGATGGGTGCAATTCAAATTGCTAAAGCTCCACTTTTTGAAGTCGTGACAGACAAGAAAACTCTCTACTTTGAGTCAGATAAGGAACTTGAAGAATTTAGAGATGCTGGTGAAGTAAAGATTAAAGAAATTCATCGAAATAAGGGACTTGGTGAGATGTCGCCAGAAGCCTGGAAGTATGTTTTATCTAAGGATGAGTACACTAAGATTGTAATTGACCAGAAGTCTAAGGCCAAAGAGATGCTTAATATCTGTTTTGGTAAGGATACAAACCTAAGAAAAGATCTACTTCTTGATGAAGATCAATCTGAAATAATGTCTGAAGCAATTTCTGAAGATAAGGTTGTAACAAAGCCTAAGCCTACAAAGAAAGCGGCAAAGAAAGCGGCAAAGAAAGTTGCAAAAAAGACTGCTAAGAAAGCTGTAGCGAAGAAGTCAGCAAAGAAAGCCGCTAAAAAAACCGCAAAAAAAGCTGTAAAGAAAAAGGCAAAAAAGGCCGTTTCTAAAAAAGCGGTCACTGGTGGCCTAGCGGATATGATTGATTACCTTGATTAA
- a CDS encoding DEAD/DEAH box helicase: MKFKLRDYQVEAVDKVVSHFRKCADPSLIVLPTGAGKSLVIAELARIARGRVLVMAHVKELVEQNHAKYESYELSAGIFSASMNRKDMDDKVIFGSIQSIARAPEDFFKDFSLVIIDECHRISLEEESQYQQVFDKLKEMNQKVFFLGLTATPYRLGMGWIYNYHYHEILRTKQERFFKHCIYELPLSYMIKNDYLTRPIKIDSPVACYDFSKLEINENSGRFLSQEIEKILNDSARVTPGIVKHIVQEAKERNGVMLFTSTVKHANEVLSLLPKGESAIVTGETDQKIRDQIIEDFKNQKIKFLVNVSVLTTGFDAPHVDLIAILRPTESISLYQQIVGRGLRLYEGKEDCLILDYTGLDHDIFKPEVGEVRPHSDTQEVQVMCPDCGHANIFWGKVDSEGGITEHYGRKCQGIHIDESDMSVEECGFLFRFKSCDNCGQSNDISAHICAHCEHELRDADKKLKEAMQLKDAHIMRVEEMIFAEHQGKKGRSLEVSYFDVNGESLKEYYQLNNKSQQMAFYHAFVKKHLKTPELKYYIDDLDKVLKDRKYFRGPKFVIARKKQRFWQIREKIFIEELKSARYTK; this comes from the coding sequence ATGAAGTTTAAACTAAGGGATTATCAAGTAGAAGCTGTAGACAAGGTTGTGTCTCACTTTAGAAAATGTGCTGATCCTTCTCTTATTGTTCTCCCTACTGGCGCCGGAAAGAGTTTAGTAATTGCTGAGCTTGCGCGTATTGCTCGTGGTCGAGTTCTTGTCATGGCCCATGTCAAAGAACTAGTAGAACAAAATCATGCAAAGTATGAGTCTTATGAGCTAAGTGCTGGGATATTTTCGGCTTCCATGAATCGAAAAGACATGGACGATAAAGTTATCTTTGGTTCTATTCAATCGATTGCACGTGCACCAGAGGATTTTTTTAAAGATTTTTCCCTTGTTATTATTGATGAATGTCACAGAATTTCACTAGAAGAAGAGTCTCAGTATCAACAAGTATTTGATAAGCTTAAAGAAATGAATCAAAAGGTTTTCTTTCTTGGCCTTACTGCCACACCATACCGCCTTGGAATGGGCTGGATTTATAATTATCATTACCATGAAATCTTAAGAACAAAGCAAGAGCGCTTTTTTAAACATTGTATCTATGAGCTACCTCTAAGTTACATGATTAAAAATGACTATCTCACAAGGCCAATAAAAATAGATTCGCCAGTTGCCTGTTATGACTTTTCAAAACTTGAAATTAACGAAAACTCTGGAAGATTCTTATCGCAAGAAATTGAAAAAATTTTAAATGATAGTGCACGTGTTACACCTGGGATTGTAAAGCATATCGTTCAAGAGGCAAAAGAGCGTAATGGAGTGATGCTTTTTACATCAACTGTAAAGCATGCCAATGAAGTCTTGAGTCTTCTTCCTAAAGGGGAGAGTGCAATTGTAACAGGTGAAACTGATCAGAAAATTCGCGATCAAATCATCGAAGACTTTAAGAATCAAAAAATTAAATTCTTAGTAAATGTCTCTGTTTTAACGACAGGTTTTGATGCACCTCATGTGGACTTGATTGCTATCCTTCGCCCCACTGAGTCCATTAGTCTTTATCAACAAATTGTTGGCCGTGGACTTAGGCTTTATGAAGGTAAAGAAGACTGTTTGATTCTCGACTACACGGGACTTGATCACGATATATTTAAGCCGGAAGTTGGTGAGGTGCGACCTCATAGCGATACACAAGAGGTACAAGTGATGTGTCCTGATTGTGGCCATGCCAATATCTTCTGGGGAAAGGTTGATAGTGAGGGTGGAATCACTGAACACTATGGCCGAAAGTGTCAGGGGATTCATATTGATGAAAGTGATATGAGTGTCGAAGAGTGTGGTTTTCTCTTCCGTTTTAAAAGTTGTGACAATTGCGGACAGAGTAATGATATTAGTGCACACATTTGTGCGCATTGTGAACATGAGTTACGTGATGCTGATAAGAAATTAAAGGAGGCCATGCAGCTTAAAGATGCACATATTATGCGAGTAGAGGAGATGATCTTTGCCGAGCATCAAGGTAAGAAGGGGCGCTCGCTAGAGGTTAGTTACTTTGATGTGAATGGAGAGTCTCTTAAAGAATATTATCAGTTAAATAATAAATCACAACAGATGGCCTTCTATCATGCTTTTGTAAAAAAACACTTAAAGACACCAGAGCTTAAGTATTATATTGATGACCTAGACAAAGTTTTGAAAGATCGAAAATACTTTAGAGGGCCAAAGTTTGTAATTGCTCGTAAGAAGCAGCGTTTTTGGCAAATAAGAGAGAAGATCTTTATTGAAGAGCTAAAGTCGGCGAGATACACGAAATAA